The Bacillus alveayuensis genome includes a window with the following:
- a CDS encoding transposase-like protein (product_source=COG3328; cath_funfam=3.40.50.150; cog=COG3328; pfam=PF00872; superfamily=52540) has translation MDVLLTFMNYPNSIRSVIYTTNAIERTIKEIRKRLKPMNRLSSLKAAEKIVYLTIQDFNEKWTERKLRGFAEAQEALEPMFEERYC, from the coding sequence TTGGATGTCCTCCTCACCTTTATGAATTATCCAAACAGTATTCGAAGTGTAATTTACACGACGAATGCCATCGAACGAACGATCAAGGAGATTCGGAAACGTCTAAAACCGATGAACAGATTGAGCAGTTTAAAAGCCGCGGAAAAAATCGTGTATTTGACCATTCAAGATTTTAATGAGAAATGGACAGAGCGAAAGTTGCGAGGATTTGCCGAAGCACAGGAAGCCCTCGAGCCAATGTTTGAAGAACGTTATTGTTAA
- a CDS encoding hypothetical protein (product_source=Hypo-rule applied; cath_funfam=2.130.10.10; superfamily=55315) — translation MNRLAHHHGIHKFFTMLGLALYFSKPVMKHLVHIVDAMVTKGFSGTLTDLHHGSFHPNHRTTLSHFFTKSPWEEETLLRKLQQWILRRVERRGRRAVKRYWILVQLTYVYSMFESNSDFSYGLDLLRKRKGHSLVEFIYRAAKQNIPIDTVKKQLHVA, via the coding sequence ATGAATAGACTAGCACATCATCATGGAATTCACAAGTTTTTCACGATGTTAGGGTTGGCACTTTATTTCTCGAAACCTGTTATGAAGCATCTTGTTCATATCGTGGATGCGATGGTGACGAAAGGCTTTTCTGGAACGTTGACCGATCTTCATCATGGGAGCTTTCATCCGAACCATCGCACGACACTCAGCCATTTTTTCACGAAAAGCCCGTGGGAGGAAGAGACATTGCTTCGCAAACTCCAGCAGTGGATACTTCGTCGTGTCGAACGTCGCGGGCGTCGGGCGGTGAAACGGTATTGGATCTTGGTGCAACTTACGTATGTGTACAGCATGTTCGAGTCTAACAGTGATTTTTCGTATGGGCTCGATCTCCTGCGCAAGAGAAAAGGACATAGCCTCGTGGAGTTCATTTACCGTGCAGCAAAACAAAATATTCCCATTGATACCGTGAAAAAACAGCTCCACGTGGCATAA
- a CDS encoding putative integral membrane protein (TIGR00698 family) (product_source=TIGR00698; cog=COG2855; pfam=PF03601; tigrfam=TIGR00698; transmembrane_helix_parts=Outside_1_14,TMhelix_15_37,Inside_38_43,TMhelix_44_61,Outside_62_64,TMhelix_65_87,Inside_88_98,TMhelix_99_121,Outside_122_130,TMhelix_131_153,Inside_154_159,TMhelix_160_182,Outside_183_219,TMhelix_220_242,Inside_243_254,TMhelix_255_277,Outside_278_291,TMhelix_292_310,Inside_311_316,TMhelix_317_339,Outside_340_342) — METIQSTVEQPKKKTLPIIGGIGFTFFIALIGWGLAMLSGFQKLGPMALAIILAIVYRQIWGYPISISTGIQFSAKILLRMAIVLYGLRLNIQLIIQDGLGLIAIDGFVILFAIGVTMFISKRMKADPSISLLVGIGTGVCGAAAIAAVSPILKSKDEDTAISVGLIALIGTIFALLYSFLFPLLPIDDQSYGIWSGISLHELAHVALAAGAAGQDALAVGLLAKLGRVFLLIPLSFILIYLEKRKGVNNEKTKIAFPWFLIGFVVMSVLGSYIRAYNPMKLQNLLDPIANVSSFLLTMAMIGLGLNIHLQQVRKKALKPLATLIITSILLSIITVFIAEIV; from the coding sequence ATGGAAACAATCCAATCGACAGTGGAACAGCCAAAAAAGAAAACCTTACCGATAATCGGTGGCATCGGATTTACTTTTTTCATCGCATTAATTGGTTGGGGGTTGGCGATGCTGTCTGGCTTTCAAAAACTTGGTCCGATGGCTCTCGCTATTATCCTTGCTATTGTATATCGGCAAATATGGGGATACCCTATTTCGATCAGTACAGGAATTCAATTTTCGGCAAAAATCCTTTTAAGAATGGCAATCGTTCTGTACGGGCTTCGATTAAATATTCAATTGATCATCCAAGATGGATTAGGCCTCATAGCAATTGATGGGTTCGTCATTCTTTTTGCCATAGGCGTTACAATGTTTATCTCAAAAAGAATGAAGGCAGATCCTTCTATTTCATTACTCGTCGGAATTGGTACAGGGGTGTGCGGTGCAGCGGCGATTGCGGCAGTTTCCCCCATTTTGAAATCAAAAGATGAAGATACTGCAATATCCGTCGGTTTAATTGCTTTAATCGGCACTATCTTCGCCCTGCTTTATTCTTTTCTATTTCCGTTGTTGCCAATCGATGATCAATCTTACGGAATTTGGTCGGGCATTAGTTTGCACGAACTAGCCCATGTCGCATTAGCAGCAGGCGCAGCAGGACAGGATGCTTTAGCCGTTGGTTTACTCGCCAAACTCGGACGCGTTTTTTTACTCATTCCCCTTTCTTTTATCCTTATTTATTTGGAAAAAAGAAAAGGTGTCAACAATGAAAAGACAAAAATCGCATTTCCTTGGTTTTTAATCGGTTTTGTTGTCATGAGTGTGCTTGGAAGTTATATTAGAGCATATAATCCGATGAAGTTGCAAAATCTCCTCGATCCGATTGCCAATGTTTCCTCTTTTCTTTTAACGATGGCGATGATCGGATTAGGATTAAATATTCATTTGCAGCAGGTCCGGAAAAAAGCGTTAAAACCTTTAGCGACGTTAATCATTACATCGATTTTATTATCTATTATTACGGTATTCATCGCAGAGATCGTATAA
- a CDS encoding nucleotidyltransferase substrate binding protein (TIGR01987 family) (product_source=TIGR01987; pfam=PF08780; superfamily=81593; tigrfam=TIGR01987), producing MKMFLEYTGINDIKSPRATIKEAYSYGLIEDGDQWIDMLVDRSKTPHIYDEEEAKLIYEKINTIIFWKIL from the coding sequence ATGAAAATGTTCTTAGAATATACAGGTATCAATGACATAAAAAGTCCGAGAGCCACGATTAAAGAGGCATACTCATATGGTTTGATTGAAGATGGAGACCAGTGGATAGACATGTTAGTCGATCGAAGTAAAACCCCACACATCTATGATGAAGAAGAAGCGAAGTTAATTTATGAAAAAATCAATACAATCATTTTTTGGAAAATATTATAA
- a CDS encoding hypothetical protein (product_source=Hypo-rule applied; superfamily=56935), protein MKIVKVFIIALLFVFGISNVGLAKENNDGNSSLTEKEYQYLLKNGHTEEEIKDLPIEVAKQLVKDKAIKQNSGYIIKNFYEASNEESGEFFTTASISSSELKLAGTVYKVTSDRSGYNKYYIYANFQWLKSPFWTLTDKMTIGFPSSSGFFLPTSNGSVTQHQHRYSYDAYGNGNWVDTPIKYTPSDWDPNAGVAGSYDLKKLSDFTLHKGYIGQYVYVRNTVHGDMNIKIEYGHRMYGGSPSVSVFPAGLSITPSSWTDTASYALTLTY, encoded by the coding sequence TTGAAGATAGTAAAAGTATTTATTATCGCATTGTTGTTTGTTTTTGGAATTAGTAACGTAGGATTAGCTAAGGAAAACAACGATGGCAATTCCTCACTTACTGAAAAGGAATACCAGTATCTCTTAAAGAATGGTCACACAGAAGAGGAAATTAAAGATTTACCGATAGAGGTAGCAAAGCAATTAGTAAAGGATAAAGCAATAAAGCAAAATTCTGGTTATATCATTAAAAATTTTTATGAAGCGTCAAATGAAGAATCAGGAGAATTTTTTACAACAGCAAGTATTTCTTCCTCTGAGTTGAAATTAGCAGGAACTGTTTATAAAGTTACAAGTGATCGATCAGGTTACAATAAATATTATATTTACGCTAATTTCCAATGGTTAAAATCACCATTTTGGACATTGACTGATAAAATGACTATTGGTTTTCCTTCAAGTTCTGGCTTTTTCTTACCAACTAGCAACGGCTCAGTTACTCAACATCAACATAGATATTCATACGACGCATATGGCAATGGTAATTGGGTAGATACACCAATAAAATATACACCTAGTGACTGGGATCCAAATGCTGGAGTAGCAGGCTCTTATGATTTAAAAAAGCTTTCGGATTTTACACTACACAAGGGATATATTGGGCAATATGTATATGTTAGAAATACCGTACATGGAGATATGAATATTAAAATAGAATATGGTCATAGGATGTATGGAGGAAGTCCAAGTGTTTCTGTTTTTCCTGCAGGATTATCTATTACACCATCTAGTTGGACAGACACTGCTTCTTATGCCCTGACACTTACTTACTAA
- a CDS encoding hypothetical protein (product_source=Hypo-rule applied; cath_funfam=1.10.8.60; pfam=PF06782) has translation MPGCLSDYREWLREKGIDTTGMRPMGRAEGTMHVFAKRVKQGRSWCDEGIRGLYK, from the coding sequence ATGCCGGGCTGTTTGAGCGATTATCGAGAGTGGCTGCGAGAGAAAGGGATAGATACCACAGGAATGCGTCCGATGGGAAGAGCGGAAGGAACGATGCACGTCTTTGCGAAACGAGTAAAACAAGGAAGAAGTTGGTGTGACGAAGGCATTCGAGGTTTATACAAGTGA
- a CDS encoding DNA-binding transcriptional LysR family regulator (product_source=COG0583; cath_funfam=1.10.10.10,3.40.190.10; cog=COG0583; pfam=PF00126,PF03466; superfamily=46785,53850), giving the protein MEQSLMVFVKVVEKRNFSKAAEELHMTQPAVSQYIQALEREMGVKLLERTNKYVRVNPFGEIVYTFAKEILTLHGKMKRLIDDRLNRPSGDIKIGASYTIGEYVLPSVITKLRHRFPRINPKVTIGNSEKISEMIAENLLDVGLIESNYKRKELTVIPFAKDTLHAFISPAHPLAQMDTIPIEELKKVPWIVREKGSGTREAADQLLHFLGIEEVELMEFGSTQVIKESVEAGLGITILSEWAVRKELALRTLTILPVLHTPFSRTFSIVKPESSYETKAVSLFTDLLFEKIERDIAPIGKTIKE; this is encoded by the coding sequence TTGGAACAATCGTTAATGGTTTTCGTAAAAGTTGTGGAAAAAAGAAATTTTTCGAAGGCGGCGGAAGAATTGCATATGACGCAACCTGCTGTAAGTCAATATATACAAGCGTTGGAACGGGAAATGGGCGTTAAACTGTTGGAGAGAACGAATAAATATGTTCGGGTCAATCCTTTCGGAGAAATTGTGTACACGTTTGCGAAAGAAATTTTAACTTTACATGGGAAGATGAAGCGGCTTATTGACGATCGGTTGAATCGACCGAGCGGAGATATTAAAATTGGTGCCAGTTATACCATAGGTGAATATGTTCTGCCAAGTGTCATTACGAAACTAAGACATCGTTTTCCGCGCATTAATCCAAAGGTTACGATAGGAAATTCGGAAAAAATTTCGGAAATGATTGCTGAAAATCTACTGGATGTCGGGTTAATTGAGTCAAATTATAAAAGGAAAGAATTAACCGTCATTCCATTTGCGAAAGATACGTTACATGCCTTTATTTCACCCGCTCATCCTTTGGCACAAATGGATACGATCCCGATAGAAGAATTGAAAAAGGTCCCGTGGATTGTCCGCGAAAAAGGTTCAGGAACGAGGGAAGCTGCTGATCAACTACTGCACTTTTTAGGGATTGAAGAAGTGGAATTAATGGAATTTGGTAGTACTCAAGTGATTAAAGAGTCCGTAGAAGCGGGGCTTGGCATTACCATTTTATCGGAATGGGCGGTTCGAAAAGAATTGGCTTTACGAACATTAACGATCCTTCCTGTTTTACACACACCTTTTTCCCGCACATTTTCCATCGTGAAACCTGAATCTTCCTATGAAACAAAGGCGGTCTCTCTTTTTACGGATTTGTTATTTGAAAAAATTGAAAGGGACATCGCACCGATTGGGAAAACGATAAAGGAGTGA
- a CDS encoding hypothetical protein (product_source=Hypo-rule applied; cath_funfam=3.90.470.10; pfam=PF06782; superfamily=54236), with product MQQFITDGQTLKELEAELFSMLQKTYGEMFQQVLERLDEELAKQRDKKRYYLKDKRTVRIQTLFGEVEIRRNDYLDREKGAYTCLLDHFLGFDGAKGMGPLLEETAIDLAVTGPSYRQAAEALKKMVGYAVMSHETIRQLVLQATVDRHRPMEMERQVLFVEADGLYVKRQRSRRRGKEEKILAVHQGWKVNGQRISLVGKRHYVHETKEPVWEGLETFLIEEYGYDPMRDWVVVNGDGAEWITACREYFGKRVFFQLDRFHVAREIRECFQNHPRYRII from the coding sequence ATGCAACAGTTTATCACAGATGGACAAACATTAAAAGAGTTAGAAGCAGAATTGTTTTCGATGTTACAAAAAACCTATGGAGAAATGTTTCAACAGGTATTGGAACGGCTGGATGAAGAGCTAGCGAAGCAACGAGATAAAAAGCGTTATTACCTAAAAGATAAACGAACAGTACGCATCCAGACGCTTTTTGGGGAGGTGGAGATCCGACGCAATGACTATTTGGATCGTGAAAAAGGCGCGTATACGTGTTTGTTAGATCATTTTCTCGGCTTCGATGGAGCGAAGGGGATGGGTCCGTTATTGGAGGAAACCGCCATCGATTTAGCCGTTACCGGTCCCTCTTATCGCCAAGCCGCAGAGGCGCTAAAGAAGATGGTAGGCTATGCGGTGATGAGCCATGAAACGATTCGACAGCTCGTGTTACAAGCGACGGTGGACAGACATCGTCCGATGGAAATGGAGCGACAGGTGTTGTTCGTGGAGGCGGACGGATTATACGTGAAACGGCAGCGAAGCCGTCGAAGAGGGAAAGAAGAAAAGATATTGGCGGTGCACCAAGGATGGAAAGTAAACGGACAACGCATATCCTTGGTTGGAAAAAGGCACTATGTACACGAAACAAAAGAGCCGGTGTGGGAAGGACTAGAAACGTTTTTAATCGAGGAATACGGCTATGATCCAATGAGAGATTGGGTGGTGGTCAATGGCGATGGAGCAGAATGGATAACGGCTTGTCGGGAGTACTTCGGGAAACGGGTGTTTTTCCAGTTGGATCGGTTTCATGTCGCGCGAGAAATTCGTGAATGTTTCCAAAACCATCCACGGTATCGAATCATTTGA
- a CDS encoding muramoyltetrapeptide carboxypeptidase LdcA involved in peptidoglycan recycling (product_source=COG1619; cog=COG1619; pfam=PF06782), with product MMVAVKDRLTIQTWNGEILSQKEKRETKRETIVKKAIKHVGTKVAELVRGNIRYFDHSSGTPIYQALKALKGF from the coding sequence GTGATGGTAGCTGTGAAAGACAGATTAACGATTCAGACATGGAATGGAGAGATTCTTTCGCAAAAGGAAAAGAGAGAAACGAAACGAGAAACGATCGTGAAAAAGGCAATCAAGCACGTAGGAACAAAGGTAGCAGAGTTGGTGCGAGGGAATATCCGTTATTTCGATCATTCGTCAGGAACGCCTATTTATCAAGCGTTAAAAGCATTGAAAGGGTTTTAA